From Solanum stenotomum isolate F172 chromosome 2, ASM1918654v1, whole genome shotgun sequence:
GTTTGTGTCTATCGACGTAAGTCCTCAAAAAAATTACTCGTACTTTCAAATCGGATAAACCAGAAAAACTAAACCGAATCAAtggttatttttttcgtttggtttggttttattttagaaatttaaaaattcaactaaattagtttggttttgattttaatcaataaccgatccaaactgAATCACGAACACCCCTACTTCAAACTTTAAATTTGATTACTACGACTCTAGAATTactactttatataattttttaatacgtcatttctttcaatttatgtgtatctttcctttttagtatgtttcaaaaagaattttatttttaatgaaataatttgtaAAGACACAAATATGTACAAGTTATTTTATACTACAAAAcgtatttatttaaaattaaaatagtgtcacataaattagaacgaAGAAAGTACTAAGAATAGTATGAGAAAAATACCGCTATTTGTTAAATACTCAAAATTTCATCACCGAAAATTCCCTTTTCAGAATTTCGCCCTCCAATTTCGTCAGCCACAGTTTCCCTCCGTAACCGCCATTGCAATAGGAGAGAGAAAGCTAGAGCGCGCGCgcgggagagagagagagagagagattgggCTCAAATGGTGAATATCGACGAAGAGAAGAAACAGGTCGTAGAGCATTCGGTAAAAAAACCTACTGAGGAACgaggaggaagaggagaatCTTCGTTTCTGAACAACAATTATTCCTCAGGAAgcaaagaagaaggagaacTTACTGCATCTGATAACGATGTAAACATCTCTCATTTACCTCTATTTCTATTCGTCACTATTGATTTAACTTCATTTGCTCGAAATCGCAGCTCAATTTTGCTAGCTCTATGTTTTAAACTTTATATTCATCATTTTCCAGATGTATACTTGCATAGTTTCATTTACTACtgttttttatttgcattttaaTGTCTTCCTAGAAGGGGAAACTATACCTCAATCCCAATTTATTTTGTGATACTCAATAATGTGTCGTATAAGATTAATTAGGGTTTATATCCAGTACTTAtgctggtgggaggtagcaAAACCTGTGGAATTAGTTAGTGCTCACAATTTGACTTGGACAACACGGTTATACAAAACCGATTAGTTAGGTTTTAGAGATTTTCTACATTTTGTATGAATCTCTAAACAAAATGAGAAGATTCTAGAGAAGCATCAGACTTAATTTAAATCAAGTAAGTTCTAGATGTGAAGATTTCCCCCCTATATTCTGttctttcacctttgtgttGCTTTGAAATCCTCCTGAATTTAGTTGTTGCTGCCTTGATGCGAAGTAAAATGTCTTTCCTCGTGTCTTTTCTTTCACCTTCGTGTTGCTTTGAGTGCCTGTGAAGTGtgaactttatttattattgagtTTCTACACTGGTGagtgtataaatttttttatggggCAAATAGGAGCTATTCTGGGTTATCAAGCTACAGTAGTATTGAGTTGATTGAGAATTGTTTTTGACAGGATCGAAATGTTTGTTCCACTGATCAGCTTACGAGCAGTGTTGCTTCTCAACTGGAGCGGCAGGTTCACGTTGATACAGTGAATGAGACTTCTCAGGATACCCAGGCAGGTATGTCGTTAAGCTCgagtattaaaacatttatatGTTTTTTGAACCCTCGGGGTTTCATCTACCTACTAGGAATGACTGGTGACAGTTTTTTGATCAAACCATCCCATCAGCATATATGCACATTGTTGTTAAGTTCACTTTCCATGCGTGTCTGTTAATTGATTGACTTTACTCTGGtgtttttttgaataaattttattattatattgaataCACTTGGCAACGGTGCTTCTCCTGGCACGTGGTATTACAAAAccatatgataaaaaatatataaaaagttatTCTTTTCGTACAACTCTTCTCCTTCCTTGGTTCATAGTCCCCCCACCCCGTATGCATTAAGGAAAGGTAACTAGATAAGAGGTTATAACACATATTCTTCTAGTTCTACATTCCATTTTATCTATGGAACTTGCTACTTAATTTGTTTGGTCTTTAATTACATTTCTTGCTTATCTGACTGCCCCGCGACTTATTTGCTATATTTTTTTCCTGTATGCTTTGCAGAAAAAAATACTTCTTCCAGCAAAATGGGTTGCTCAATTGATGTGCCTTCTAGTGCACCTCATGAATCAGCTCATCTGAAGAGTTCTAAAAAGAATCGAGAGCATTTTGTACCATTTCTGATAAGCTTCTCAGATGAAAGTGGCAGTGACTGTGAAAATTCTGGACGGAAGAAGATTTCAGCAAGTAAAAACAGAACCTTGGCTGAGGATAAATTTATTAAACCACCAGCACCTGCTCCTCGAAGACCTCAGAAATTGCAAAAGATTACTAGAAATGAGGCAAAGTTGATGCCAAGCAAAGGGGCTGTAAGTAAGAATGTTTCTTCTTTATTGACCAAACCTAATGGAGGCACTTATGGAAATGCTGCCCGCATGCATAGTTTTACAAAGTTAAACAATCCAAATAAGGTAGCTACCCTTGACCATGGGAAAAGAACAAATGTACATCTGAACTCTAGTAAACTTCATGACTTGCGCCAAATGATTGCGATTCGCGAGAATCAATTAAATCTTGAGAAATTACAGAATACCAAAAAGTTAACTTCAGCTTCGTGTAGGGATGTAAATGTTGTCAATAAAAGGAATTTGGTGGTGAGGGCATCTAGAGAAACTACTAATGATAATTTGCGAGAACTACAAGAACCAGATAAGAAACGCCAAAAAATTATTTCGCCGAATCCAAGTTGGGGTTTCTCAAACTCCCATGAAATTATGTCTATGGTTATAGGATCAGAAAAGTGTGCATTAACGGATTCCGATCAACTGGAACCAGCTGATCATAGCAGTCCTGGAGAAAAATATCCGTCTTGTTCAGTCATTGCTGGACAACTGAAACAAAAAGAGTATCAGGGcgcttcttcttcaacaaatccATCCCTCACTCTCAAAGATGGTACACATActctatttatatatacaaacaaCTTGTTTTTAATGACATTAGTTGCTGTGTAATTCAAATGAACTTATTGCCACAGGTATAGATACTGTAAGGAATCTCAATCAGTGTTCCAGCAATTCATCAAAAGAAATTGCAAGTAAAGCTGCCAATAAATTGGTAAATTCTCGCGTTTATCACAATAATCCCCATCTGGTTGTCTATGTTTAATGTTTTAACATCAAGCGTGAGAATGGGCATTGAATGACTGGTTCAATATCGTTTTGGCGCATGGAGCCTTTGTGTGGATATTTTGAACTTAGTTTCACTAGCCCAAAAGTCTTCCATTTAGTAAAAGTTCTCCTCTATTACTGCAACTACTGCACTTAGAAGACGGTATCTTCCAGAGGTACGATAGTGAAGATAAAATTTCTGTGCCAAGTGGATTGAAATAATTGTCTAGCCTTTTGGCAAGAGATGCTTAATCTAAGTGCCTATGCAGATATTATAAAGTATAAGGTACTTTTTTCCATAGGGGTTTAATAAAACATTGATATAATCTGATAAAAGCCTTAGAATAACTATTTGTCAACAGTTTGATTTTTTAGGTTTGGCCCGTAAATCCAATAATGTTTCCTCTTGGAAATTAAAGACACacattgaaaatattaaaaatagaggTTGTACTTTCTTTGTCTTGTTCTTCATTATCAGGTTCTCTGgattagtttttcttttcttgttcttcattATCTTACACGGGTTGTATGGACTACCTTGAGGCCTGTGATAAGGGGCAATGGGTTAGAATGGGAAGGAAATAAATAGAGATGGAATGGTGAATAAGGTACTGTCTTGACTCTTAAGTGCAGTCTTATTCTTGTCCATTCCTTTCTATTCAACCAAAGCAATTAGTCCCTAGGATCAAGCATGAGAAGTTTTGATATTGTTGACATTCCTTCTTCGCTTATACTTGGAGTATGTCGCCCCATCCAGGACTATATTACGTCATCCATGTTCTTATTTATTCCTATGTATATCATCTGTTGttataacttcaatttttttatagttaagCTGCTACGTTGCCTCATTAAGAGAGGTTTTTTTCAAAGGGAGCCCACACAAATTATCTACCTAATTCATTTGGAGTGTAAAACTTTTAGCAATGTTAAGGTCCAATTCGTTTGAAATAGGATGGATCGACAAGCTAAAATGACGGGTCTTGCCAATCAAACTTTGTTTACTATGTATTCCTAAATAATCTAGGTATATAATCTTGTCCTATTAACTTTGTTTCTTCTTCCTGGCCACTACTACAATTTGCTTAGTAAGGGCCATTTTGAAAATGAAGGATAATGACTCTTTATGACGAGATTCAATGCTTTCCattccaaaattttcatttaagcTGAGGTTTTGTATTATTCATGGTTAAAGTTTTTTCCTAGATTTCCTCATCCTGGACCTAGCATGCTTGTATATGCAACACTCTGATACATTTGATATAATATCACTTCCACTGTATCAATTCTGATCGGGCATTTAtcaaatctttctttttctattgattttgttTCTGACTTGTGAACTTGACCATTAAACGATGATGTAGTTGAGTATTATGGGAAGGAAATTACCCGATAATGCCAACTTCCTCTTGGATTCTGAAAGTGAACATATgaaattactcttttttttcttttttttttggttgtgaGATGGTGGTtatatgaaatttcatttgtttcaACTTAGTTTCCACTGCATGATTCCGAGGTGTAAACTTGTCGAAATGGACAAAGCTATCCTTCCTTTTTTCTAACAGGAAAGATCACACAGAAGGCTTGATTTTTGTCATTGTATTTTTTAAGCTGTATATACTGGTGATAGCGTAGGGGATTTTTTTTGTGTGCGTGGTGTGGTGAACATGCTTTCTGTATTGCATCTATATTGATTTTCGGGGAACTTATATGGCAGATATTTTATTGTCTCTTGTCAACTCGTGTTAGCTTCATGTGCATTTGATTGTGCTATTGTACTTTTTTCACGGATAGTTGCTATCTTTTCCCCTTTTTTGCATTCTAAGGACAAGGCAGAGCATGCTGCTGAACTATGTAGTCAGTACAATCAGCCTCTTTTACAGAAGAAAATGAGTTCTGGGCTTGCTGGTGTTAATGTAACTGAAAAGAGCGGCAGCAATCTAGTCAGATCTAATGAAAACACACAGAAGCCTTCTCCCGATGGTAACAATATTGCAGCCTTCACCCATGGTGCGGGCAGCAATGCTGTGGCCAATGTTGTACGTTTCTGCCTTTTTCTGTCTTCTTCTTTCCTGTGTTTTTCTTCTCCCCTTCTTTTTCTATAACCAAAGCTTAGAATTGCATATTTCTGATAGTTCTTTTTTCCCTTGTGAAAGACATCTCTGAACTTTCCAAGCTTTTGGAACTTCTGTGACAAGCCGAATATTAGTGGAAGCAGCAGAATAGACTTGCAACCACTGTTGAATTTAGAAGAACTTCAAGATAAAGAACTGGAAGAAGCACAGGAATGTCGCCGCAAGTGCGAGATTGAAGAAAGAAATGCTCTGAAATCTTACCGAAAGGCTCAAAGGGCCTTGATTGAAGCTAATGCTAGATGCTCTCACCTATACAGTAGAAGAGAACAATACTCAGCCCAGCTTCGAGATCTTATGATGGGAAATCCAAATTTGTTACTGTCTTGTGGGTCTCCTGACGAGACTGGAATTGGATTGGGCTCCTTACCTGCAATTTCTGATGTTAATTTGCATTCAATTCCCTCTTCAAGTTGTGCAGTGCAGCCTACATTTGACTTTAACAATCAACATAAATCCAATTTAAATGTCCATCCAAATAATGTCGCTCTTCAAAATGTCTCCAGTGTTCAAGAGCATTACAATTTGGCATCTGATCCCTACAGAGAGCCTGATTGTATCACATTCAAGAAGCCTCATAAGGAAGATAATGGTGTAAATAACATGTGCTCCCCATCTGAGGATTTCAGTATGTCTCGAAATGAGGATGAAGGGACATTTCTATTCGAAGATAAATCTCCAGAAAACCATCTGGACTATCAAGGAAACAAAAAATCCAAAGTTGACATGGACAAGAATACGAACAATGCATCAGAGGGGCAATCAACAATGGATAATTCTCAGGATTCTTTAATCCTTGAAGCAACTTTGCGCTCTCAGCTACTAAGGATGAGAACTTTGTGCCAGAAGGAGTGCCCACAAGAGAGCCTGGAAGCTGTAGCTGAAGGAAGAACAGAAAATAATGAGCTTGTGGGAAGGGGGGTAATAGGCGATAGATTATGCGCCGATTCAGAGCGAGAGATTGAGCCACAACAAGGATCTGACTTTCAAGGTAGTGTTCCTTTATGGACATCTTTCTCTGCAGTAGCTCATCTCTGTTGATCACAATTTGACCTATGCGTGCATATGATCTGTAAATCAGAATTTTATTAAACACTAAAATACCTTTTTGGCTATTTGGTAGTGCGATGCTTTTAGATAAACAACAAATACTTCTAATAGAATGTAATAAATTGATTTAGTAAGATGCACAGTATCCTGTATACAAAGGACATACTACAAGTACTACTCAATAGTTAATTGGATGTTGTAgctgaaaaatatatatgatgtcAAACGATCCATCAACCTCAATGCCAAACTAGTTGGGTTCAGCTATGTGAATCCTTTGTATTTATTGTGCTCTATTTGGGTCCATTTCATTTCAATGAGTACTTTGTtttcttaaaacaaattaaggGTTTTCTAAAGCCAAAGGTTCTCTACATCCTTGAACTTATTTTGACAGACATACAAATCTCTAAAAAGACTAAAAAGATCTTGGCAACAGCAGATCTTACGTGAGTGTGATAATAATCAAGTTGTTATCGTGAACTAGCTTGTATTGCATATATGGTAAGCTTAGCTGGTTTGGTTTGTTCACCATATCCACTATTTGATGTAGTTTCCTGGACAGGCAAAATTCATTTGTTGCATCACTTGTACGGTTGTACTAGTTGTTAGGAGCAactattttctttcttatttttgtacACTTTTGGTTTCAATTCTCCAGAATGTTCATCAcgaaatcatattttttgaagGTCATGATATCCATGCTCTTTTAGACGTCATATATCAATGAGTTGTCataaattatcatttcagaGATTGACATTCTTTATTCTGTTTGAGccaactttttttatttctctttcctTTTGAACTTTTTATTAGGTCATGATGTGATGAGTACGATGTTTAAGATGCCTGCTGAGGTGGACCATCAGTGCAACAATGAGAAGTTTGGTTCTAATTCTGCATCCCCTTCCTCTTATATTTGTTTAGATAGTTGTATCACCACAGGCGATGACAAATCTCAGTTCGCAAGCTCATTCACCTTTTCATATCCTATATTGAAGAGTGCTATCTTAGACTTTAAGGCTTCAGATTCCATGGATTTACTCAAATTGCAGATTAGAAATTCCATTGTACGAACTTCTCATGATCAGGGGGAAGACAATTTTGTTAGCAGCACCATTCCAAGCATTTCAAGTGCGGTCTCAGTTGAAGCAGCTTCACTGGATTTAATTGGCAGTAAGAGTGGGTCTTACTCTTGCAATTTTACCATTGACCCGCTTTGGCCACTTTGTATCTTTGAACTTCGGGGGAAATGCAATAATCCTGAGTGTTCTTGGCAACATGTTAGAGACTACTCTTCTGGCAG
This genomic window contains:
- the LOC125854261 gene encoding uncharacterized protein LOC125854261 — encoded protein: MVNIDEEKKQVVEHSVKKPTEERGGRGESSFLNNNYSSGSKEEGELTASDNDDRNVCSTDQLTSSVASQLERQVHVDTVNETSQDTQAEKNTSSSKMGCSIDVPSSAPHESAHLKSSKKNREHFVPFLISFSDESGSDCENSGRKKISASKNRTLAEDKFIKPPAPAPRRPQKLQKITRNEAKLMPSKGAVSKNVSSLLTKPNGGTYGNAARMHSFTKLNNPNKVATLDHGKRTNVHLNSSKLHDLRQMIAIRENQLNLEKLQNTKKLTSASCRDVNVVNKRNLVVRASRETTNDNLRELQEPDKKRQKIISPNPSWGFSNSHEIMSMVIGSEKCALTDSDQLEPADHSSPGEKYPSCSVIAGQLKQKEYQGASSSTNPSLTLKDGIDTVRNLNQCSSNSSKEIASKAANKLDKAEHAAELCSQYNQPLLQKKMSSGLAGVNVTEKSGSNLVRSNENTQKPSPDGNNIAAFTHGAGSNAVANVTSLNFPSFWNFCDKPNISGSSRIDLQPLLNLEELQDKELEEAQECRRKCEIEERNALKSYRKAQRALIEANARCSHLYSRREQYSAQLRDLMMGNPNLLLSCGSPDETGIGLGSLPAISDVNLHSIPSSSCAVQPTFDFNNQHKSNLNVHPNNVALQNVSSVQEHYNLASDPYREPDCITFKKPHKEDNGVNNMCSPSEDFSMSRNEDEGTFLFEDKSPENHLDYQGNKKSKVDMDKNTNNASEGQSTMDNSQDSLILEATLRSQLLRMRTLCQKECPQESLEAVAEGRTENNELVGRGVIGDRLCADSEREIEPQQGSDFQGHDVMSTMFKMPAEVDHQCNNEKFGSNSASPSSYICLDSCITTGDDKSQFASSFTFSYPILKSAILDFKASDSMDLLKLQIRNSIVRTSHDQGEDNFVSSTIPSISSAVSVEAASLDLIGSKSGSYSCNFTIDPLWPLCIFELRGKCNNPECSWQHVRDYSSGSRMKVTLDNDDRVGSPTQGQLSSDERTLTKSLDCLGMAPPTYLVGLDVLKADLQSCKSILSHENSQLWVKCFSLTFVLSSQLPTDLPFDGPLFHGANARVEVQGGWNRQSLYFQSRNGSSGPCKELSADDDQIVEMALLNLSQEANKPKGRLQALKLLARALEVNPTSAVVWIVYLLLYYSSQKSIGKDDMFKCAVEHTEGSYELWLLYINSRTQLDERLAAYDAALLALCRHASVSDRNALFASDGILDILLQMMNCLCMSGNIATAIDKINELYPTEEKSDSPFRLSLPDIITCLTISDKCVFWVCCVYLVVYRKLPVTVLQRFEYQKELSSIDWPSTDLTFDEKQRGVSLMELAVDSLALYIDRESLEDEANLRAAHLFSVNHVRCVVVLKGLECSKSLLENYVTLYPSCLELVLMLARAEYDFADGSFEGFEDALDNWFDEVPGVQCIWNQYVQCALQDRKRDFVEGLMARWFQFSWKHRYSQNSCLDAVDSDNSQSLPESASVSDIAALFSNSIPNDYVFGMLNCSIYKLLQNDYTEAQLAIDRALESASVESYNHCVRERLLFPRAENLDNDGKVLRLLSGYLADKRASVTSEPLSRQFIQRIKKPRVRQLVGKLLCPVSLEPSMVNTVLEAWYGPSLLPEKKDELTNFVDVVESLMGILPSNYHLAICVCKQLTRTSSPANASGGVSFWGCALLISALFQAVPVAPEYVWVEAADILHDLTGSPSLSVSFLKRALSIYPFSVMLWKSYLSLSEAEGNSEAVKEAAMAKGIKLQ